One Aegilops tauschii subsp. strangulata cultivar AL8/78 chromosome 7, Aet v6.0, whole genome shotgun sequence genomic window carries:
- the LOC109772722 gene encoding uncharacterized protein has translation MAANHHLRRLASASAPALSRLSKPPPSPLLRPAFSSSASPADQPPAAAGAAAAEKGEAQSAVKEADEAQGGGAGARKAGEEEDDDGGLDINEATGEIGGPHGPEPTRYGDWERGGRCSDF, from the coding sequence ATGGCGGCCAACCACCAcctccgccgcctcgcctccgCGTCGGCCCCCGCTCTCTCCCGCCTCTCCAAGCCCCCTCCCTCGCCGCTCCTCCGCCCCGCGTTCTCCAGCTCCGCCTCCCCCGCGGATcagccgccggcggcggcgggcgccgcTGCAGCCGAGAAGGGGGAGGCCCAGAGCGCCGTGAAGGAGGCGGACGAGGCGCAGGGCGGTGGTGCTGGCGCGCGGaaggcgggggaggaggaggatgatgacGGCGGCCTGGACATAAACGAGGCAACTGGCGAGATCGGCGGCCCGCATGGGCCCGAGCCCACCCGGTACGGCGACTGGGAGCGCGGCGGCCGCTGCTCTGACTTCTGA